tcttggtgactgaggaggcagaggttctcgcacttgagcccaaatttttagatgtttgaagtccaataggggctcaaagcggtctagcaggtcttttccaataaggagcgggtatgtgtcaaatggagagatgtacacAGGGTGTACTAAGGTCATAGGGCCGATGGTTAGGTGAATGGGAGCTAGTTGTTctagttgtacatcattttggctgtatgattgtacgttcagcacacagttcttatattcgagagttcgattctgtctcttggcagcaatctgaagtctgtcgaaaagctgggctgacatcagagtcaggtctgctcccgtgtccaccagggcctctagccttacctcattctccaaagtggtggtcaggtaCAGTTTCTTGGCTACCCCCCTTTCAATTAGGTTCCCCAACAGTCTTGGTATTGGGGCTTGTGTGGTAATCGGTAAGCAGTCAGGACCAGTCTCCCGTGACTCTTCCGGCAGACAGACCACCAAGACAGCACTCTCAGGTACATCAAGGTCCTGGCTTGAGGTGTGATGCTGGGAGTTGGCTGGTTCTGATGGTTCCATAGTAATCTGCTGTGGTTGCGTGATATCACTTGGTGGTGGGACCTctcgttctgtggtcagcagaggattatgtttgagttggttgggaggattatgttgaggggactttgattgggtgatagggtcagactgcacgcttagtcatgcctgatctgactcatcctttttGCCCCCCCTCTGGTGCctttcctggaggagttccttcaaaactctcataatctctgctgcttcagatgtggcttcccagtttggtcctgctggtgatttaaatctggactgatccagagagtgttgagaagggttcggctgctgccaatctgatcttgacgcttgtgttgctgaaaattggctccttctgggtcgtctctttccttcccatgtggcttcatcccttgggttggagggtggttgtgacctgtcccaggatcttccggaatgaccagtttggtgtttgtgtcgggccccgtcatgtccacgctgccccctgttggctggaaaggttcgtgaccatctgttgtcatggtggctttgctcggcgccctctagagtgagttctgcactctgagtggagacaggatagatggtgtgggttttcgctgtcttttccgagacagctctttgtttggcgaaggccttgtgggccaagtctctcagctgttgggtggacatcatccgtgggcatgccagaacccccagatagtgacttactgtggggtgcaggttccggaggaacagggatctgaaattgaaatcgtcctccattcctggctcgttgcgtgctccgaagtaggcctgtcggagtctgttgtagtaggcttgcgtggtttcctgtctgccctgtttaaggtccatggcagtgatcagtccatgctctgactctgggtcagagaactccctgattagcgcttgctgcagttgctgatgatccattttgacgctctctggctgtcggtccaggAAACTGCGCACCTCACGGCTAGCAGTGATTCTGGTAACGTTAGCAACAGTTTGCAAGTGGAAGTCCACATCATCGAGGTATGAGTGgacatcatggcctcctgcagggttgGGAGTGAAAATAGGAATGTTCCTCGCCAGCTTATCCAGTTCTTTGGTTGACACGCCATGACTGGAATGTAGTCTTTGAGAGGGTTCCCACCCCCTTGCTGCTGGCGGGGGGTTTGGGATGTTGGCAGGTGATGTCCTGAGCACTGggctctcctcccttttgctGCTGGTTAGGGGAAACTCTGTGGGGTGCATCTCTCTTTCAGAGTCACCTTGCAGTCTATATGAGTGTTTGAGCTCTCTGCGAACTGTgtcaagttcatctttcagatagtctctttgttgggacagagtactgacctcggcccgggcagtttgcaggtggccctcacaggcccttgcccaggcttctctttctttaagttcagtCACTGCTCTCATCAGGAGGGTCTTAGCCTCGTTGAGATTTTCACTCAGCTCCTCTCTggcgtccttttcctgctcttcccggtgtgctgtgtccgcgcggagatcagtcaaggcgttctggagtctctccaattcctcctgtagctctgggtgctgtttgtgtgctgtcctgtcctgagtctccagttgctccagttgtcttcgaacgagcgtcagattcctctgtgctctctcatcctgaagctttagtgctgcagtccgccgttcctggtggtggattgttgcttcactcagctttgcctggccgaggaggttgtgagccagtgatgcggtgatcttggccagctccttgtggccatcaagatgctcaggttgtcgtcaatctgctcttggctcaggttctgcaggtccccggtgggttcatgaagaagattgctagtcagggcgttcagccagacttctagacgatcccagtgggcctcagggctggatgatcgagacatgttggcttgctggtcaggcgagagagggagagaaagggagcgagagagggacagcacaaaacaaaaccaatgcaagtcctaccagtgttaaTGACTGCGCCTATAGTACTTAGATTTGACTGCGTGACAGTCTTAAGACTTTGGCAGCTTGGGTTGTCAATGTATTACTCAGCCTTCCCTGATGATTCTCAAAGGTttggtaaacaaacagaaaccaggtgaagacaaacaaacaaatacgccaaacacagaggagaggtataGGATTGGTAGGAGCACTACCTATaagtaaacacacaggtgtagaacatagaaatcgattctaaatttaaattcaaacactgtttagactaaaatttaaataaatccaaacaggagagagagaggcttgactcagtaataacaagaatcaagttaagaggcaaagagtcagactaagcctttcagataaactggcaggcttaggccaaccaaccaagaaaacccacctactgagaccggccacaaggtggcgtgggtgagccccaagggttagaacagagggggtggagttggaatttaggagtgttagacagggtgtggcaggatttcttcgctgcctttcacacattaaccattaaaaacaggaattcttcgctgctttaaaacaaatgcaatttagctgcaccaaaaggggtgtgtggcaggatttcttcgctgccgttacacactaaaaaattaaaaacgggatttcttcgccgtttttacacaaatgcagttagttgcacagcaatgtgtgggcaggatttcttcgccgcctcttacacactaacaattaaaaacagggttcCTTAGCTGTTTCTACACATATGCATTTAGGGCTCTCATTTACGAATAaggcctataaaaaaaaagatgacaagaggaacgtcgctcaaatcaatctttatcgcgatgtaggaagatttcttcgttccaacaggcgatctgataatattaaaatgtacagcaaagagatttcttcgtctttacagcacaattttaatattatgaactaatggctgtgtactttaacagacaatggctgttgaaatacacatatggaggtggtcttgaaccaaccaatcacgagagtgagtcttgcctcactttaagcttgcataaaaacacaaaaagattgttactgagtttgctcacaaaataagtttgaacgtgcccgcattctccaccattaaatgtaacgaattagctcaagaggaaatatctataattaattataactggttataattaacaataaacatttagattagattttgggataaactgtagcagaattaatgttacaattacttgatctgtccgtccacggagcagataatataattatttatcaattctgggaacgattatccccccctcttgccaggaaaggtagctttcccactagcagtaacttagcatgtagcttaaaaggtcaacgttcagtgactcagctgtgagcagcacacagaaacaaacgattgtgaatttaaagattttaataaacacggctatagctaacatacaacaattagacaaacatatacatacagggtaaaggaaagtgatgaaaagagaatggcagtattacacatcaatttaccacagcctaatgagaatcgccagagaattcttaagttcaccttaaaaaggggtttaaacgtgcatctaaatagttacttgcattggtccttatttcatgcaaaagagtcctgatgcggtagggtcacgatcttCG
Above is a window of Denticeps clupeoides unplaced genomic scaffold, fDenClu1.1, whole genome shotgun sequence DNA encoding:
- the LOC114776228 gene encoding uncharacterized protein LOC114776228: MRAVTELKEREAWARACEGHLQTARAEVSTLSQQRDYLKDELDTVRRELKHSYRLQVLRTSPANIPNPPPAARGWEPSQRLHSSHGVSTKELDKLARNIPIFTPNPAGGHDVHSYLDDVDFHLQTVANVTRITASREVRSFLDRQPESVKMDHQQLQQALIREFSDPESEHGLITAMDLKQGRQETTQAYYNRLRQAYFGARNEPGMEDDFNFRSLFLRNLHPTVSHYLGVLACPRMMSTQQLRDLAHKAFAKQRAVSEKTAKTHTIYPVSTQSAELTLEG